A part of Thermus sp. LT1-2-5 genomic DNA contains:
- a CDS encoding TRAP transporter small permease, which produces MSTWRPSDGRRKPLTSALDLRASGTPCTRLCGAKGKAPVSPGPSPSQEGTLRERILRWEEGLAVIFLAASALVVFAGGVGRFLGHPLDWSMDLATFSFAWAVFLGADLALRENRHVAVDNLARLFPPKARRWVQLATWALVAVFLLTLFAYSLVAAYQTRFRSFQGVPGFSYAWVTLSVSLGSFLMFTTALERVRRILKG; this is translated from the coding sequence ATGTCGACCTGGCGGCCTTCCGACGGGCGGCGGAAACCGCTTACGAGCGCCTTGGACTTAAGAGCATCCGGGACGCCTTGTACCAGGCTTTGCGGCGCTAAGGGGAAGGCCCCGGTATCTCCGGGGCCTTCCCCGAGTCAGGAGGGGACCTTGCGGGAACGGATCCTTCGTTGGGAAGAGGGCTTGGCCGTTATCTTCCTTGCTGCTTCTGCCCTTGTTGTGTTCGCGGGGGGGGTAGGGCGGTTCTTGGGGCATCCTCTGGACTGGTCCATGGACCTGGCCACCTTCTCCTTCGCTTGGGCGGTTTTCTTGGGGGCAGATCTAGCACTTAGGGAAAATCGGCACGTGGCGGTGGACAATCTAGCACGTTTGTTCCCTCCCAAGGCGCGCCGGTGGGTTCAACTGGCAACCTGGGCCCTCGTGGCCGTGTTCTTGCTAACCCTCTTTGCCTATAGCCTTGTGGCGGCCTATCAGACCCGCTTCCGTAGCTTCCAAGGGGTACCAGGTTTTAGCTACGCCTGGGTTACCCTGAGCGTGAGCCTGGGAAGCTTTCTCATGTTCACCACCGCCTTGGAGCGGGTTCGGCGCATCCTTAAGGGGTAA
- a CDS encoding TRAP transporter large permease, whose translation MLLSFLVFLGLVLLGMPVVFAIGIGGLVFFLTQPELQLIMPVQLALAETQNFSLLAIPTFILASNLMNELGVTRRLLQFAHTLTGFLRGGLAQVSVLLGFLMGGVSGSAIADATMQTRLLGPEMARKGYPRGFIAALQGFSGLLAVAIPPSIGLILYGSIGQVSIGQLFAGGIGVGILMALAYMLTVALLARRRGYLPENPSPPTARELFQALRESFFAVLFPFLLLATLRFGVFVPSEVGAAAVVYALLVGFIYRELSWQRVRRALEHSVRDVGMVALLISMAAVLGYGMKWEMFPQKVSGFLLEAVQNPQVALLLILLALLLLGTILDSTVMIILLTPILVPAAKALGIDLVYFGVLMVLTCAVGLLTPPVGLSMYSVCSVMGCGLGEYVREGWPFLVATLLVLLLAFFFPGVVLFLPRLLF comes from the coding sequence ATGCTCTTGAGCTTTCTGGTCTTCTTGGGCCTGGTCCTTCTGGGGATGCCCGTGGTCTTCGCCATTGGGATCGGAGGGCTGGTCTTCTTCCTCACCCAGCCGGAGCTCCAGCTCATCATGCCCGTGCAGCTGGCCTTGGCGGAAACCCAGAACTTTTCCCTCTTGGCCATCCCCACCTTCATCCTGGCCAGCAACCTCATGAACGAGCTAGGCGTGACCCGTAGGCTCCTCCAGTTCGCCCATACCCTTACGGGCTTTTTGCGGGGCGGCTTGGCCCAGGTGAGCGTGCTCTTAGGGTTCCTCATGGGCGGGGTCTCCGGCTCGGCCATCGCTGATGCCACCATGCAGACCAGGCTCCTGGGGCCCGAGATGGCGCGGAAGGGGTATCCCAGGGGCTTCATCGCGGCGCTGCAAGGGTTTTCCGGCCTCCTCGCCGTGGCGATTCCCCCGAGCATCGGCCTCATCCTCTACGGGAGCATCGGGCAGGTGTCCATCGGCCAGCTCTTCGCTGGGGGCATCGGGGTGGGGATCCTCATGGCCCTGGCCTACATGCTCACCGTGGCCCTCCTGGCCCGGCGAAGGGGGTACCTGCCCGAAAACCCCAGCCCGCCCACGGCCCGGGAGCTTTTCCAAGCGTTGAGGGAGAGTTTCTTTGCCGTGCTCTTTCCCTTCTTGCTCCTGGCGACCCTCCGCTTCGGCGTCTTCGTCCCCTCGGAGGTGGGGGCGGCTGCGGTGGTCTACGCCCTCTTGGTGGGGTTTATCTACCGGGAGCTCTCCTGGCAGCGGGTGCGGCGCGCCCTGGAGCACTCCGTGCGGGACGTGGGCATGGTGGCCCTCCTCATCAGCATGGCCGCGGTGCTGGGGTACGGGATGAAGTGGGAGATGTTCCCCCAGAAGGTTTCCGGGTTCCTCCTCGAGGCCGTACAAAACCCCCAGGTGGCCCTCCTCCTCATCCTCCTCGCCCTGCTCCTCCTCGGTACCATCCTGGACTCCACGGTGATGATCATCCTCCTCACCCCCATCCTGGTCCCCGCGGCCAAGGCCTTGGGGATCGACCTGGTCTACTTCGGCGTGCTCATGGTCCTCACCTGCGCCGTGGGGCTCCTCACCCCACCCGTGGGGCTTTCCATGTACTCCGTCTGCTCGGTCATGGGCTGCGGCCTGGGGGAGTACGTGCGGGAGGGATGGCCCTTCTTGGTGGCCACGCTCTTGGTGCTCCTTTTGGCCTTTTTCTTCCCCGGGGTGGTCCTTTTCCTGCCCCGGCTCCTCTTCTAG
- a CDS encoding SDR family oxidoreductase translates to MRLKGKRALVIAAGQGIGRAIAEAFQREGAEVLGATLHPEKLAGVVPAVRLDARDKEAVFALIQGMERLDVLVNAQGVVPVGGIAEATDEDWDEAFLLNAKSVFWVMQAALPKMAAQGGGSVINIASVAAFKMVPQRFVYAATKAAVVAMTKAAALEFAPYGVRVNAICPGTVDTPSLRERAGGEEGLKAFAERQLLKRLGRPEEIAALAVYLASDEGAFATGGAFVVDGGMSL, encoded by the coding sequence ATGCGGCTTAAAGGGAAACGGGCGCTTGTCATTGCGGCGGGGCAAGGCATTGGCCGGGCCATCGCCGAGGCTTTCCAAAGGGAAGGGGCCGAGGTCCTCGGGGCCACGCTGCACCCGGAAAAGCTTGCGGGGGTGGTGCCCGCGGTGCGGCTGGATGCCCGGGACAAGGAGGCGGTCTTCGCCCTTATCCAGGGCATGGAGCGGTTGGACGTCCTGGTGAACGCCCAGGGCGTGGTGCCCGTGGGGGGGATTGCGGAGGCCACGGACGAGGACTGGGACGAGGCCTTCCTCCTCAATGCCAAAAGCGTCTTCTGGGTCATGCAGGCGGCGCTTCCCAAGATGGCGGCCCAGGGCGGGGGGAGCGTGATCAACATCGCCTCGGTGGCCGCCTTCAAAATGGTGCCCCAACGCTTCGTGTACGCCGCCACCAAGGCGGCGGTGGTGGCCATGACCAAGGCGGCGGCCTTGGAGTTTGCCCCCTATGGGGTGCGGGTGAACGCCATCTGCCCGGGGACCGTGGACACGCCCTCCCTCCGGGAGCGGGCAGGGGGGGAGGAGGGGCTTAAGGCCTTCGCCGAGCGGCAGCTCCTCAAGCGGTTAGGCCGGCCCGAGGAGATCGCGGCCCTAGCCGTCTACCTGGCCTCGGACGAGGGCGCCTTCGCCACGGGGGGCGCCTTTGTGGTGGACGGGGGGATGAGCCTATGA
- a CDS encoding Ldh family oxidoreductase — protein MRWRAESLLAWTERLLQKAGADLPSAQAVAWSLVEADLRGVGSHGLLRLPVYLRRLEAGLVHPSPALPAEVRGPVALLDGEHGFGPRVALRAAELAQSLARAHGLGAVAVRRSTHFGMAGLYAERLAQEGLLAMVTTNAEPDVVPFGGREKALGTNPLAFAAPAPQGILVVDLATAESAMGKVFLARERGERIPPSWAVDREGQPTEDPERVYALRPLGGPKGYALALLVEVLSGALTGAGIAHGIGRMYDEWDRPQDVGHFVLALDPEAFLGRKAFLERMGALWQALKATPPAPGHTEVFLPGELEARRRAKALAEGLELPEKLVRELRALGERYGVPWRDDA, from the coding sequence ATGAGGTGGCGGGCGGAGTCCCTCCTGGCCTGGACGGAACGCCTTCTCCAAAAGGCTGGGGCTGACCTCCCCTCCGCCCAGGCGGTGGCCTGGTCCCTGGTGGAGGCGGACCTCAGGGGTGTAGGGAGCCACGGCCTCCTGCGCCTGCCCGTCTACCTGCGCCGCCTCGAGGCGGGCCTCGTGCACCCAAGCCCCGCCCTCCCCGCCGAGGTGCGGGGCCCGGTGGCCCTCTTGGACGGGGAGCACGGCTTCGGGCCCCGGGTGGCCCTGCGGGCGGCGGAGCTGGCCCAATCCCTCGCCCGGGCCCACGGCCTGGGGGCGGTGGCGGTGCGGCGGAGCACCCACTTCGGCATGGCGGGGCTTTATGCGGAAAGGCTGGCCCAAGAGGGGTTATTGGCCATGGTGACCACCAACGCCGAGCCCGATGTGGTGCCCTTCGGCGGCCGGGAAAAGGCCTTGGGCACCAACCCCCTGGCCTTCGCCGCCCCCGCGCCGCAGGGGATTTTGGTGGTGGACCTCGCCACCGCGGAGAGCGCCATGGGCAAGGTCTTTCTCGCCCGGGAAAGGGGGGAGAGGATCCCCCCAAGCTGGGCGGTGGACCGGGAGGGCCAGCCCACGGAGGACCCCGAGCGGGTGTACGCCTTAAGGCCCCTGGGGGGCCCCAAGGGGTACGCCCTGGCCCTTTTGGTGGAGGTCCTCTCCGGGGCGCTCACGGGAGCCGGGATCGCCCACGGCATCGGCCGCATGTACGACGAGTGGGACCGGCCCCAGGATGTGGGCCACTTCGTCTTGGCCCTGGACCCGGAGGCCTTCCTGGGCCGGAAGGCCTTCCTGGAGCGGATGGGAGCGCTTTGGCAGGCCCTCAAGGCCACGCCCCCCGCCCCGGGCCACACGGAGGTCTTCCTGCCCGGGGAGTTGGAGGCGCGCAGGCGGGCGAAGGCCTTGGCGGAGGGCCTCGAGCTTCCGGAGAAACTGGTGCGGGAGCTCCGGGCCTTGGGCGAGCGCTACGGCGTTCCTTGGAGGGACGATGCCTGA
- a CDS encoding sugar kinase — translation MPEVVTAGEPLVALVPLEPGHLRGRRLLEVHVGGAEVNVAVALARLGVRVGFVGQVGEDELGALVEERLRAEGVDLRHFHRVPGFTGLYLRELLPLGQGRAFYYRKGSAASALGPGVFDPGYLEGARFLHLSGITPALSPSCRAFALWAMEEAKRRGVRVSLDVNYRQALWPPEAARAFLQEALPWVDLLFLSDEEAALLFGDGERAQALGAPEVVLKRGKAGATAWVAGERVEGEAFPVAAVDPVGAGDAFAAGYLAGHLLGLGVAERLRLANLLGACVAASRGDHEGAPYREDLEALLEGRARFFR, via the coding sequence ATGCCTGAGGTGGTGACCGCGGGGGAGCCCTTGGTGGCCCTGGTACCCCTGGAGCCTGGCCACCTGCGGGGCAGGCGGCTTTTGGAAGTCCACGTGGGCGGGGCGGAGGTGAACGTGGCCGTGGCCTTGGCCCGGCTCGGGGTGCGGGTGGGCTTCGTGGGGCAGGTGGGGGAGGACGAGCTTGGGGCCTTGGTGGAGGAGAGGCTCAGGGCGGAGGGGGTGGACCTGCGCCACTTCCACCGGGTTCCGGGCTTCACCGGGTTGTACCTGAGGGAGCTTTTGCCCTTGGGGCAGGGCCGGGCCTTCTACTACCGAAAGGGCTCCGCGGCCAGCGCCCTCGGCCCAGGGGTCTTCGACCCGGGGTATCTGGAGGGGGCGCGTTTCCTTCACCTGAGCGGCATCACCCCAGCCCTTTCCCCCAGCTGCCGGGCCTTCGCCCTTTGGGCCATGGAGGAGGCCAAGAGGCGGGGGGTAAGGGTGAGCCTGGACGTGAACTACCGCCAGGCCCTCTGGCCGCCGGAGGCCGCGCGGGCCTTTTTGCAGGAAGCCCTCCCCTGGGTGGATCTCCTCTTCCTGAGCGACGAGGAGGCGGCGCTCCTCTTCGGGGATGGGGAAAGGGCCCAAGCGCTAGGCGCCCCGGAGGTGGTCCTCAAGCGGGGCAAGGCGGGGGCCACCGCCTGGGTGGCGGGGGAGCGGGTGGAGGGGGAGGCCTTCCCCGTGGCGGCGGTGGACCCTGTGGGCGCGGGGGACGCGTTCGCCGCCGGGTATCTGGCAGGGCACCTCTTGGGCCTAGGGGTGGCGGAACGCCTGCGCCTCGCCAACCTGCTCGGGGCCTGTGTGGCGGCGAGCCGGGGGGACCACGAGGGAGCGCCCTACCGGGAGGATCTGGAGGCCCTTCTGGAGGGCCGCGCCCGATTTTTTCGCTAG
- a CDS encoding SDR family oxidoreductase: protein MQRAALVTGGSRGIGRAIAEALLRRGFRVAIASRHPQEAVTAWQAEGLPAHALAVDLEREDLEALVGRAAEVMGGLHVLVHAAAVNVRKPALELSYEEWRRVLYLHLDAAFLLAKAAAPHMARAGWGRVLFLGSVTTFTAGGPVPIPAYTTAKTALLGLTRALAKEWAPLGIRVNLLCPGYVETDFTLPVRQNPELFGPITARIPLGRWAKPEEIARVAAVLCGEEAEYLTGQAVVVDGGFLAY from the coding sequence ATGCAACGCGCTGCGCTGGTAACGGGAGGTAGCCGGGGCATTGGCCGGGCCATCGCCGAGGCCTTGTTGCGGCGGGGTTTCCGGGTGGCCATCGCAAGCCGCCATCCCCAGGAGGCGGTGACGGCCTGGCAGGCGGAGGGGCTTCCCGCCCACGCCTTGGCCGTAGACCTGGAGCGGGAGGACCTCGAGGCCTTGGTGGGGCGGGCGGCGGAGGTTATGGGGGGGCTTCACGTCCTGGTCCACGCTGCGGCGGTAAACGTGCGCAAGCCCGCCCTGGAGCTCTCCTACGAGGAGTGGCGCCGCGTCCTCTACCTCCACCTGGACGCGGCCTTCCTCCTAGCCAAGGCCGCAGCTCCCCATATGGCCCGGGCGGGCTGGGGGCGGGTCCTCTTCCTGGGCTCCGTGACCACCTTCACCGCCGGGGGGCCGGTGCCCATCCCCGCCTACACCACGGCCAAGACCGCCCTCCTGGGCCTTACCCGGGCCCTGGCCAAGGAGTGGGCTCCCTTGGGGATCCGGGTGAACCTCCTCTGCCCCGGGTACGTGGAGACGGACTTCACCCTGCCTGTGCGGCAGAACCCTGAGCTCTTCGGCCCCATCACCGCCCGCATCCCCCTGGGCCGCTGGGCCAAGCCCGAGGAGATCGCCCGGGTGGCGGCGGTCCTCTGCGGGGAGGAGGCGGAGTACCTCACGGGGCAGGCGGTGGTGGTGGACGGGGGGTTCCTCGCCTACTGA